A section of the Castanea sativa cultivar Marrone di Chiusa Pesio chromosome 12, ASM4071231v1 genome encodes:
- the LOC142620931 gene encoding serine/arginine-rich splicing factor SR34A, whose translation MSGRFSRTIYVGNLPSDIREWEVEDLFHKYGRILDIELKIPPRPPCYCFVEFDNARDAEDAIKGRDGYNFDGCRLRVELAHGGRGPSSSDRRGGYGGGGGGGGGGGGGGGGRSGDGGGGGGSRFGISRHSEYRVVVRGLPSSASWQDLKDHMRKAGDVCFAEVSRDGEGTFGLVDYTNYDDMKYAIRKLDDTEFRNPWARAYIRVKKYEGSPPRSRSRSRSRSRSRSRSRSRSRSRSRSRSRSRSRSVRRDRSKSLERSISRSVSRSRSASPVKSSRPRSRSRSRSRSGSPRQARSGSG comes from the exons ATGAGTGGTCGTTTTTCTCGCACAATCTATGTAGGCAACCTGCCCTCAGATATAAGAGAATGGGAAGTTGAAGATCTATTTCACAAG TATGGCCGTATATTAGACATCGAATTGAAGATTCCACCCCGCCCTCCATGTTATTGTTTTGTGGAG ttTGATAATGCTCGGGATGCAGAAGATGCGATCAAGGGTCGTGATGGCTATAACTTTGATGGTTGTCGTTTAAGG GTTGAACTTGCCCATGGTGGTAGGGGTCCATCTTCAAGCGATCGTCGAGGTGgctatggtggtggtggtggtggtggtggtggtggtggtggtggtggtggtggtaggaGTGGTGATGGGGGAGGGGGTGGTGGGAGCCGATTTGGTATCTCACGCCATTCTGAATATCGAG tTGTTGTTCGTGGGCTCCCTTCTTCTGCTTCCTGGCAAGATTTGAAG GATCATATGCGAAAAGCTGGTGATGTATGTTTTGCTGAGGTGTCCCGTGACGGTGAAG GGACTTTTGGCCTTGTTGATTACACAAATTATGATGACATGAAATATGCT ATTCGGAAACTCGATGACACTGAATTCAGAAATCCTTGGGCAAGAGCTTATATTCGG GTGAAGAAGTATGAGGGCAGTCCCCCAAGAAGTCGTAGTAGAAGTCGAAGTCGCAGTCGCAGTCGCAGTCGCAGTCGCAGCCGTAGCCGCAGCCGCAGCCGTAGTCGTAGCCGTAGCCGTAGCAGAAGTGTAAGAAGGGACCGGAG CAAATCATTGGAGCGGTCTATTTCTAGGTCGGTATCAAGATCCAGATCTGCATCTCCTGTCAAATCTTCCAG GCCAagatcaagatcaagatcaagATCTAGGTCAGGATCTCCTCGCCAG